The proteins below are encoded in one region of Nyctibius grandis isolate bNycGra1 chromosome 7, bNycGra1.pri, whole genome shotgun sequence:
- the LZTFL1 gene encoding leucine zipper transcription factor-like protein 1 has translation MAELGLNEHHQNEAINYMRFARFKRGLCLKTVDSCFQDLKDSRLVEETFTVDEVIDMLDGLQTVVHSEVESELINTTYTNVLLLRQLFSQAEKWYLKLQTDVSELENRELLQQVAEFEKSEFTSSNKKPSAELIKPKLAPLNEGGSELLNKTVACLQEENEKLKTRLKTLETQATAALDEKSKLEKSLKDLQMIQGDQKTNANQDITELENKVAALKCQFEKTLNDSTANQKFLEENLVTTKHDLLKVQDQLSTAEKELEKKFQQTAAYRNMKEILAKKNEQIKDLRKKLSKYEPDD, from the exons ATG GCAGAGCTAGGCCTTAATGAGCACCACCAGAATGAAGCGATCAACTACATGCGCTTTGCTCGTTTCAAGCGTGGCCTGTGTCTCAAAACAGTGGATTCTTGTTTTCAGGACCTTAAGGACAGCAG ACTTGTTGAGGAGACCTTCACAGTTGATGAGGTGATAGACATGCTGGATGGACTGCAGACTGTTGTACACAGTGAAGTGGAGTCAGAGCTCATAAATACAACTTACACCAATGTTTTGCTTCTGCGGCAGCTCTTTTCGCAGGCTGAGAAATGGTACCTTAAGTTACAGACAGACGTCTCCGAATTGGAGAATCG agaaTTGTTGCAACAGGTTGCTGAGTTTGAAAAGTCAGAATTTACATCTTCAAACAAGAAG cCCAGTGCAGAACTCATTAAACCAAAACTGGCTCCATTAAATGAAGGTGGGTCAGAGCTGCTAAACAAG ACAGTTGCTTGTctccaagaagaaaatgaaaaattgaaaaccaGACTCAAGACCTTAGAAACACAG GCTACAGCTGCACTAGATGAAAAGTCCAAACTAGAGAAGTCACTGAAGGATTTACAGATGATCCAAGGAGATCAAAAG ACTAATGCAAACCAGGATATCACTGAACTGGAGAATAAAGTGGCAGCTTTGAAATGCCAGTTTGAGAAGACTTTGAATGACTCTACTGCAAACCAAAAATTCTTGGAAGAGAACCTGGTGACAACAAAACATGACTTGCTTAAGGTTCAGGATCAGCTATCCACAGCAGAAAAG GAATTAGAGAAGAAATTTCAGCAAACAGCTGCCTATCGCAACATGAAAGAGATTCTTGCTAAGAAGAATGAACAGATAAAGGATCTACGTAAAAAGCTTTCCAA ATATGAGCCAGATGACTAA